In Klebsiella aerogenes, the DNA window CGCGCTCCTCGCCGGGTCAATTTGGGGATTCGGTTCCGTCAGGCAAAACTTTTTCCCCTCCTCAAACACGCCTATTTTCTTCGTCGACCTCTGGTTGCCCTACGGAACGGATATTGCGGCGACGGAAAAAATGGCCAGCGATATTGAGCAAACGATTAAGGGCCAACCCGGCGTCGTGACCACCATCGCCACCATTGGCCAGGGGAGCATGCGCTTTATTCTGACCTACAGCGGCCAGCGCCAGTACAGCAACTATGCGCAGATTATGGTGCGTATGGACGATCAGCACAGCATCGCCCCCCTGACGCGCCATATTGACGCCTGGATTGCGCGCAACTATCCCCAGGTCAACGCCAGCAGTAAGCGCGTCATGTTTGGCCCTTCAGGCGATAGCGCGATTGAAGTACGTATCAAGGGGCCCGATCCTGATAAGCTGCGGTTTATCGCCAGCGAGACGCGCGACATCCTGGCGCAGGACCCCGCGACCGATAGCGTTCGCACCGACTGGCAGAACCGCAGCAAGGTGATCCGCCCGCAGTATTCGCCAATCATCGGCCGGGAACTCGGCGTGGATAAACAGGATATTGATAATGCCCTGGAGATGAATTTTTCTGGTAGTCGCGTGGGCCTGTATCGTGAAGGCGCCGACCTGTTGCCGGTAGTGGTACGCCCGCCGCCGGCCGAGCGCCAGGATGCCAACCATCTTAATAACGTGTTGGTCTGGAGCCAAAGCCGGCAGCAGTATATCCCGCTCAGTAATGTGGTCAGCCAATTCACGCTGGAGTGGGAGGACCCGCTAATTCTGCGCCGCGACCGCAGCCGGGTACTTACCGTGCAGACCGACCCGGATCCGTTAAGCAACCAGACCTCCGGCGATATTCTCGCCCGGGTCAAACCCAAAATCGATGCCCTACCCCTGCCGCACGGCTACAGCATTGAATGGGGCGGCGATGCGGAAAACTCGAGTGAGGCGCAACAGGGGCTGTTCACTACCCTGCCGCTAGGCTTCCTGGTGATGTTTGTCATTACCGTATTAATGTTCAGTTCGCTCAAAAACGCCATCGCCATTTGGTTAACGGTGCCGCTGGCGCTGATTGGGGTAACGCCGGGTTTCTTGCTCACCGGTATTCCCTTTGGCTTTATGGCGCTGATCGGCCTGCTGAGCCTCAGCGGTATGCTGATTCGCAACGGTATTGTGCTGGTAGAAGAAATTGAACAACAAAAAAAGGACAAGGATCAGTACGCCGCCATTATTTATGCAGCAACATCGCGCTTACGCCCCATATTGCTGACGGCCTTCACCACGGTATTGGGTCTCGCGCCGCTGTTGCGTGACGTCTTCTTCCAGAGTATGGCGGTGGTGATTATGTTTGGTCTTGGCTTTGCGACGGCGCTGACATTACTGGTTCTGCCGGTGTTATATGCCTGCTTTCACCGCAAGGAGAAGGGACAACAATAATGAGCGACAATAATGAATAGTACTGGATTGAATGTCATTAAAACACTGGGATGTATGACCGCGGTGACCTTTTTCACCATCTACAATACGTGGGATAACTATGATTACGACTACCACTGGGTCCTCGGCTTTCTGACATTTATCTCGACCATTGCTACCCCACTGTTCTTTGTCGTAGCCGGTTATCTTGATTCGCAAACGCGGCACGATGAAAAATGGCAGATTGGTAAAATCAAAAGCGTGGTGATCGTATTTCTGTTCTGGGTGTCAATCTATTATATCTGGGAACCCTACCAGCGCGGCTATCTGATCCAACCGTGGTTCGTCTTCGCGTTGATTGTTATTTACACCTTTCATCCCGTTATTGAATGGCTCAGCCAACGACCACGCGTATTCTATGCAATAGTTTTCACACTATTGCTATGTTCTTATAGTTACGATCTGCTGGCGGCGATCTATCCCAACAAACACCTGCTCAGCCTCCCGCCGCAGTATCGACTCTGGACCTGGTTACTGTTTTATTTAACCGGACAGTTGTTTAACGACCGTCAATTATCCCAGTGGCTAAGCCAACGAAAGGTGATTAACGCCGCGATCATATTGCTGCCGTTTGTTTATATCTTCACCTGGTTCTATGAGCGTCATTTCCTCTTCGCGATCTTTAAAGTCGACAGAAATGCCTTCCTGCTAACCGGTTCGCAAATCTATATTCTGATTGTCTTACTGGTGATTGCCGCCAACGGCGTGCAGTTCAATAAGCATAAAGAGATCAAAGAGACTATCCTGGCGACGATCAGCAAAGCGATGACTGGGGTCTACATCCTGCACTATTCGGTATTCCATCTGCTTATTTTACTGATCCCTATCAACTCGTTGGCAACCAAACTGGGCGTCATCGCCTTAACGTTTTTGCTTTCCGTCGCCATTTCACTGCTGGCGCTATCTAATCGAATATCAAAGAAAGTCATTACCATTTAAGGTATTAACCTCCCTAGCGAAAACTCCACTGGATACTGATAACAAAAACGCTGGGGAGGATAATTCCCGATTCGATGCCGAAGTAATCGGTAAAGTTGTACTGAATCGCGTGATAAATATAGGGAGAGAAACCTATTCCGGTAGCGTCTTTAAAATCTTTATAAGAGCCGTGGTCGCCGCAATGCTTAAAGGAATCAAAGAAAAACTCGCCGGTATAACCATACACGCCCTTAAATGTCCAACCGCGGTCGTTTTTGATCCAGTCCCGACGCACGCCCAGCGCTAAGCAGCGGTCGCTAAAGCTATTATTCATGGTGCCGACCAGAACACTGTATTTCGAATCCTCGGAGAATTTACGCTCGACCGAGAAAAACTTATTATCGAAATTTTCCGTATACTGGCCATGGTTATGGGTCAGATGGTAAACATAGGAACCTGTATTTATCGAGTACAGGTTAATCTCATCAGCATGAGCCATCGTGGTTAAGGCTAGCAAGAGTGTTATATTTTTAACGCGCACTGCTCACCTCCATAGACTATGGATACAGCAAGACCACGTAAGATAGAAGGAATTCCGCCGTCAAAGGTAGTAAAAAGCGTAGCACCGACGCTCGCGAATAACCGGAAATATCCGCAATTATTTCCCGGAAGATAAGACTAAATGTGTCAGCGCCTTTACCTGCCTGTTCAATAAGCATACAAATATCAACGTATTATTCTGTATATTTATCTTCCGACGCGGAGGTAAGCATCCTGTCGACGACTGTGTTGCTGTGTACAGCTTCTCGCGTCGGAACCTTTTGCTAAATTGTCATCCCCCAGGCGACGTTGGCCGGAATATCGTCATGCAAAAAAGTATCATCACCGGCGAATAAATCCCCCGCTGGCGCGTTTACTCCTCAGTACCGACAACGCGATAACCCGCCCGCAGCGATTGCTGGCCTATCGCGTATTTCGCACACCAGGAGGCCACCATGAACGCGCAATTTTCTCCCGTACGGCGCTTAGTCGTCCCGGCACTGCTATTTTTGTTATATACCCCAGCGGTTTTTGCCATGGGCGATAACAGCCCGAGCAAGCAAACGCCGGATTGTCCCAGCGGCCAGGCTTACGACAGCGTGAGTCAAAAATGCGTCCCGCAAAAAACCAGCAGCCTTAGCGATCAGGATAAAACCAACTATGCCTGGCATCTGGCGAAAAAAGGCGAGTATCAGGCAGCGCTGAACCTACTGGATACGCTGCAAAACGCCAATACGCCGGAGGCCTGGAACTATCGCGGCTACGCCACCCGCAAACTGGGACGTACCGATGAAGGGATTGGTTATTATCAACGCGCGCTGGCGCTGAAGCCTGACTATGCCAAAGCCCGCGAATATCTTGGCGAGGCGTGGATGGTCAAAGGACGCCCGGATCTGGCCAAACAGCAGCTGGCGGCGATCGCCGGTATTTGTGGCCAAAGCTGCGAAGAATACCGGGATTTGCAGTCTGCGATAAACGGCCATCCTGAATCCTGAGTATGACGGGTATAGATGAGGAGAAGAACATCGCAACCAGTGTCGTTCATAGCCAACTTGCCGCCCATCTTCCTCGTTTGTGGCGCTACGGCCTCATCTTATCGCACAGCCGCGACATCGCCGAGGAACTGGTGCAGGCCACCTGCCTTCGCGCGCTCGAAAAGAGCGCGCAGTTTACTCCAGACACTCGCCTCGACAGGTGGTTATTCTCCATTCTGCATTCGATCTGGGTTTCAGAACTGCGCGCTCGCCACGTTCGCCTCGGCCAGGGTGTTGTTGAATGCGAAGAACTGATTGCTCCCGATCCCCGTGAGCAGGACGACACGCAGCGGCGCTATCGACAAATTATGCAGCAGGTTAATCACCTTCCCGAAGCGCAGCGTAATGCCGTATTTCTGGTCTATGTCGAAGGATTTAGCTATCAGGAAGCGGCCGCGACGCTGTCCGTCCCCGTCGGCACCATTATGAGCCGGCTGGCGGCGGCGCGAGAGACGCTGGCCAACGCGCAGTCGTTTTCACCCCCGGCGCAGGAGAAACGCTCATGACCCCACTCCGCTTTTCCCCCCCCTGGCAAGACGAAGCCATTATCGCCTGGCTTGACGGCGAAATGTGCGAAGAGGATGCCCGCCAGTTTAGCGAAACTTTTACGCGCGATCCGCAACTCGCCAGCCGCGTCGCCGCGCTGATGCGCAGCCAGCAGCCGTATCGACACGCCTTCTCTGCCCTGCTGGATGAAGCGCCGATGGCGCGCATGCAGGCGAAACTGGCGCCGTCGCTCACCGGTTCCGCCAGCCAGCCGCGGGAGGACGCGCGCGTCAGCCGTCGTTCGCTGATTGCCGCATCGCTCAGCCTGTTGGTTATCGGCAGCGGCGCGGGATACTTCTGGCGGCCGACGCCGCGGGAAGGGGACGATGACGAGAACATGCGCCGCCTTGAAGCGCAGTACATGTCGCTGTATAGCGCGGAAACGCTGGCGGACGTGGAAAGTTCAGCGGAGATGCTGGACCGCGGTTTATGGCGTTCGGCGCAGGACATTGGCCTGCGGTTGGATCGGCAACAGCTTGCGCTGCCGGGAGCGGAGCTGAAGATGGTTCGCATGCTGCGCTACGAAAGCACCTCGATTACACAAATTGTCTGGCTGCATACCGGCTACGGCCCGATAGCGCTTTGTGTATCGCCTGCCGCCCGGCAAAACGCCTCGCCGCCGCAAAACGAGCAGCGTCAGGGGATGAACCTTAACTGGTGGCGCCGACGTGGCTACCAGTTTGTCTTGATTGGCCGCATGCCGGTAAACGAGTTGCACAGCACGGCGTTGGCGCTGCAAACCGCCCTGAGCTGAAAAAAAACCTCGCATGCGCGAGGTTTAAAACCGAGGGTTCAACTTTCCGTCGGGGCGCAATTAATGCGCGTTAACCACCACCCACATCGGGCCCTGACCAACGGCATAACGCCCTTTCTCTTTTAACAACCCTTGTTCGCCCTGGATTTCATACACCGCGATATGATGCGATTTCTGCCCTGCGGCAATCAGATACTTACCGCTGTGGTCGAGGTTAAAACCTCGCGGTTGCGCTTCGGTCGGCTGATAGTCCTCGATAGACAGCACACTGCCGTCT includes these proteins:
- a CDS encoding acyltransferase family protein, which codes for MTAVTFFTIYNTWDNYDYDYHWVLGFLTFISTIATPLFFVVAGYLDSQTRHDEKWQIGKIKSVVIVFLFWVSIYYIWEPYQRGYLIQPWFVFALIVIYTFHPVIEWLSQRPRVFYAIVFTLLLCSYSYDLLAAIYPNKHLLSLPPQYRLWTWLLFYLTGQLFNDRQLSQWLSQRKVINAAIILLPFVYIFTWFYERHFLFAIFKVDRNAFLLTGSQIYILIVLLVIAANGVQFNKHKEIKETILATISKAMTGVYILHYSVFHLLILLIPINSLATKLGVIALTFLLSVAISLLALSNRISKKVITI
- a CDS encoding tetratricopeptide repeat protein; translation: MNAQFSPVRRLVVPALLFLLYTPAVFAMGDNSPSKQTPDCPSGQAYDSVSQKCVPQKTSSLSDQDKTNYAWHLAKKGEYQAALNLLDTLQNANTPEAWNYRGYATRKLGRTDEGIGYYQRALALKPDYAKAREYLGEAWMVKGRPDLAKQQLAAIAGICGQSCEEYRDLQSAINGHPES
- a CDS encoding RNA polymerase sigma factor, producing MTGIDEEKNIATSVVHSQLAAHLPRLWRYGLILSHSRDIAEELVQATCLRALEKSAQFTPDTRLDRWLFSILHSIWVSELRARHVRLGQGVVECEELIAPDPREQDDTQRRYRQIMQQVNHLPEAQRNAVFLVYVEGFSYQEAAATLSVPVGTIMSRLAAARETLANAQSFSPPAQEKRS